One Camelina sativa cultivar DH55 chromosome 3, Cs, whole genome shotgun sequence genomic window carries:
- the LOC104777765 gene encoding UDP-glycosyltransferase 73C6-like, whose product MASETTNEPYPLHFVLFPFMAQGHMIPMVDIARLLAQRGVIITIFTTPLNAGRFKNVLNRAIESGLPINLVQVKFPYQEAGLEQGQENIDFFDTMERMITFFKAAYLLEEPVQKLIEEMSPRPSCLISDMCLPYTSKIAKKFNIPKVLFHGMGCFYLLCMHVVRKNREILENLKSDEEYFTVPYFPDRIEFTRTQVPLETYLPGDWKEFIDDMVEADKTSYGVIVNTFQELEPDYAKDFKEARSGKAWTIGPVSLCNKAGADKAERGNKSDIDQDECIKWLDSKELGSVLYVCLGSVCNLPLSQLKEIGLGLEESQRPFIWVIRGWEKYKELVEWFSESGFEERINDRGLLIKGWCPQMLILSHPSVGGFLTHCGWNSTLEGITAGLPLLTWPLFADQFCNEKLIVQVLKAGVRAGVEKPMKWGEEEKIGVLVDKEGVKKAVEELMGESDDAKDRRRRAKELGELAHKAVEEGGSSHSNITFLLQDIMQLAQSNN is encoded by the coding sequence ATGGCTTCTGAAACAACCAATGAACCTTATCCTCTTCACTTTGTTCTCTTCCCTTTCATGGCTCAAGGCCACATGATTCCAATGGTTGATATTGCAAGGCTCTTGGCTCAGCGGGGTGTGATCATAACAATTTTCACGACGCCTCTCAATGCAGGGAGGTTCAAGAATGTCCTAAACCGTGCCATTGAGTCTGGCTTGCCCATCAACCTGGTGCAAGTCAAGTTTCCATATCAAGAAGCTGGTTTGGAACAAGGACAAGAGAATATCGATTTTTTTGACACGATGGAGCGGATGATAACGTTTTTTAAAGCGGCTTACTTGCTCGAAGAACCAGTCCAGAAACTGATTGAAGAGATGAGCCCTCGACCAAGCTGTCTAATCTCCGATATGTGTTTGCCTTATACAAGCAAAATAGCCAAGAAGTTCAATATACCAAAAGTTCTCTTCCATGGTATGGGCTGTTTTTATCTTCTGTGTATGCACGTTGTACGCAAGAACCGTGAGATCTTGGAAAATTTAAAGTCTGATGAGGAGTATTTCACTGTTCCTTATTTTCCTGATAGAATCGAGTTCACAAGAACTCAAGTTCCCCTGGAAACATATCTACCCGGAGACTGGAAGGAGTTCATAGATGATATGGTAGAAGCGGATAAGACATCTTATGGTGTGATAGTCAACACATTTCAAGAGCTCGAGCCTGATTATGCCAAAGACTTCAAGGAGGCAAGGTCTGGTAAAGCATGGACCATTGGACCCGTTTCCTTGTGCAACAAGGCGGGAGCAGACAAAGCTGAGAGGGGAAACAAATCAGACATTGATCAAGATGAGTGCATTAAATGGCTTGATTCTAAGGAACTGGGCTCTGTGCTCTATGTTTGCCTTGGGAGTGTCTGCAATCTTCCTCTGTCTCAGCTCAAGGAGATCGGGCTAGGCCTTGAGGAATCCCAAAGACCTTTCATTTGGGTCATAAGAGGTTGGGAGAAGTACAAAGAGTTAGTTGAGTGGTTCTCGGAGAGTGgatttgaagaaagaatcaatGACAGAGGACTTCTCATCAAAGGATGGTGTCCTCAAATGCTTATCCTTTCACATCCTTCCGTTGGAGGGTTCTTAACACACTGCGGATGGAACTCAACTCTTGAGGGGATAACCGCTGGTCTACCGCTGCTTACATGGCCGCTGTTCGCAGACCAGTTCTGCAACGAGAAACTGATCGTACAAGTACTAAAAGCCGGTGTAAGAGCCGGGGTTGAGAAGCCTATGAAATGGGGAGAAGAGGAAAAGATAGGAGTGTTGGTGGATAAAGAAGGAGTGAAGAAGGCAGTGGAAGAGTTAATGGGTGAAAGTGATGATGcgaaagatagaagaagaagagcgaaaGAGCTTGGAGAATTAGCTCACAAGGCTGTGGAGGAAGGAGGTTCTTCTCACTCTAATATCACGTTCTTACTACAAGACATAATGCAACTAGCACAATCCAATAATTGA